GAAATGTGGAAGAGATGCCCAACGCCGAGTTGGAAGCGTTTTCCGAATATTTCCAGGATCCTTCGCCAACAACGGTGCTGATCATCCACGCGCTGACGGCGAACTCAAGCCTCGACGCGAGGCTCTCGGCGGTCAAGAAGCTGCGCAAGGCTGCAGAAGAGTATGAGTTTCAGGCGTTCTACGAGGATGAACTCGGTGAGTTCATCGCAAGACATGCAAACGATAGAAACCTGAAGCTGACTTCGGACGCTAACGCCTATTTGGTGGAGTCCATTGGAACCGAGCTCTTTCTGGTAGTGGACGCCCTTGAACGCGTGGATCTTTACCTTGGAGACTCCGAGACGCGGCGAGAAGTGGACCTCGAATGCGTACGACATGTGGTGGCCCATACCCGCGTCCACTCGGTCTTCGCGCTCACCGAGGCAATTGGCGCACGCAACACCGAACGTGCGTTCCAGATCTTCAACACGATGGCGCAGACCGAATCGCCGATCAAATTGGCGGCACTTATCGCACGGCATTTCCGAATCTTACTGAAGCTCAAAGACACGGCTTTGAGGAGCGCCGATCGCAACACGCTCGCACGGGCTGTGGGTGTGGCCCCATTCTTCCTGAAAGACTATCAACGCGACGCGGAGCGTTTCTCACGCTCAGCATTGGTACAAATCCACACGTGGTTGCTCGAGACCGACTACGCGCTCAAGTCGAGCAAGGTCGCGGACCGAATTTTAATGGAAGCACTTCTGTTCAAGATTTGTTCA
This Microvenator marinus DNA region includes the following protein-coding sequences:
- the holA gene encoding DNA polymerase III subunit delta yields the protein MSRNKRADERRELFKSLKAGKLAPVYYVHGPDAFMLESAIDAIVAAAAPEGLNEFNHDKFRGRDAQGANVRAAAEQLPFMVPRRIVILRNVEEMPNAELEAFSEYFQDPSPTTVLIIHALTANSSLDARLSAVKKLRKAAEEYEFQAFYEDELGEFIARHANDRNLKLTSDANAYLVESIGTELFLVVDALERVDLYLGDSETRREVDLECVRHVVAHTRVHSVFALTEAIGARNTERAFQIFNTMAQTESPIKLAALIARHFRILLKLKDTALRSADRNTLARAVGVAPFFLKDYQRDAERFSRSALVQIHTWLLETDYALKSSKVADRILMEALLFKICSKDALV